From the genome of Salvelinus namaycush isolate Seneca chromosome 10, SaNama_1.0, whole genome shotgun sequence, one region includes:
- the LOC120054401 gene encoding galectin-3-binding protein A-like encodes MSGEYCLISCVLLLMVNLSVGVQNGDMRLVGGELAAEGRVEIYYNGQWGTVCDDNWDITEAQVVCRHLNYPGALTAVVGGIYGQGSGPIWMDDLNCEGTEKDLSHCLFKGWGVTDCQHAEDAGVVCERESSRNNSRVYALDHNTGFSNHMGALFDSGRDCDFDIMVRVANSIVETICVHKLIVTLDPNASILNTTQEENLSNLNLDVSLNCRPHVTDFLRYLYTRQINVTMSSAQCIHKMASNWGLKQLQEAAGRLFTWLLPDDASFQTQTSLYEYSVHTGDPVLQETCLRYLAWNCESLIRSPAWTGLALGTVKTLLARSDVVVPDEAFLLKGLEDWVLEQGNSSTHEDQVAILDHIRFPMIAAEDLFNLNAKSELYMDQQERYNAGMLQGFQFNALPLQTLARGLLLKKVEYTPRIYTGKPWSFTFSSKDVNTFRYIGQYSHSGQNLNSLSANFDSPVHNSAFFSLFKKLNWNTRVFINNHECSNSGIRCPSLPMVSLTAQNNRELPQEYQDGIRYLNKVVLMCEGEFVFHVQDFASTIVNGGNQAQIPANITAGQAYPCHSDQFSYRVVVQPVYTTEIKEN; translated from the exons ATGTCAGGGGAATATTGCCTAATTTCCTGTGTCCTTCTGCTCATGGTCAACTTGTCTGTGG GGGTACAGAATGGGGACATGAGGCTGGTGGGGGGTGAGCTGGCCGCGGAGGGCCGTGTGGAGATCTACTATAATGGACAGTGGGGGACCGTGTGTGATGACAACTGGGACATTACTGAGGCACAGGTGGTGTGTCGCCATCTCAACTACCCTGGTGCTCTCACTGCTGTGGTGGGTGGGATATACGGACAAG GATCTGGTCCTATCTGGATGGATGATCTAAACTGTGAGGGGACAGAGAAAGACTTGTCCCACTGTCTCTTCAAAGGCTGGGGGGTTACTGACTGTCAACATGCTGAGGATGCTGGTGTGGTCTGTGAAAGAG AATCTTCTCGGAATAACAGTCGCGTCTACGCCCTGGACCACAACACAGGCTTCAGTAACCACATGGGGGCGCTGTTTGACAGTGGACGCGACTGTGACTTTGACATCATGGTGCGGGTTGCAAACAGCATTGTGGAAACCATCTGTGTTCACAAGCTGATTGTCACTCTGGACCCAAATGCCTCCATCTTAAACACCACACAAGAGGAGAACCTCAGTAACCTCAACCTAGACGTCAGCCTCAACTGCCGGCCACATGTCACCGACTTCCTGAG GTATCTGTACACGCGGCAGATTAACGTGACCATGTCCTCTGCCCAGTGCATCCACAAGATGGCGTCCAACTGGGGTCTGAAGCAGCTTCAGGAGGCGGCAGGGAGGCTCTTCACCTGGCTGCTCCCCGATGATGCCTCCTTCCAGACCCAGACCTCTCTGTACGAGTACTCAGTCCACACAGGCGACCCAGTTCTGCAGGAAACCTGTCTGCGCTACCTTGCCTGGAACTGTGAGTCACTGATCCGTTCCCCAGCCTGGACTGGTCTTGCCCTGGGCACAGTAAAGACCCTTCTAGCCCGTTCAGACGTGGTGGTGCCAGATGAGGCCTTCCTCCTAAAGGGTTTGGAGGACTGGGTGTTGGAACAGGGTAACTCGTCCACCCACGAAGACCAGGTCGCCATTTTGGACCACATCCGGTTTCCCATGATCGCTGCTGAAGATTTGTTCAACCTCAATGCCAAGTCTGAACTGTACATGGACCAACAAGAGCGTTATAATGCCGGCATGTTACAGGGCTTTCAGTTCAATGCACTGCCCTTACAGACGCTAGCTAGGGGCCTCCTCCTTAAAAAGGTGGAATACACACCCAGGATCTACACTGGCAAGCCATGGAGCTTCACTTTCAGCTCAAAGGATGTCAACACGTTCCGATACATCGGACAGTATTCCCACTCAGGCCAGAACCTCAACAGCCTCAGCGCCAACTTTGACAGCCCTGTGCACAACAGTGCCTTTTTTTCACTGTTCAAAAAGCTCAACTGGAACACCAGGGTCTTTATCAACAACCATGAATGCTCAAACAGCGGTATCCGCTGTCCGTCGCTGCCGATGGTCTCGCTAACTGCCCAGAATAACAGGGAGTTGCCCCAAGAGTATCAGGACGGCATCCGCTACCTCAACAAGGTTGTCCTGATGTGTGAAGGGGAGTTTGTATTCCATGTCCAGGATTTTGCATCCACAATTGTCAATGGCGGCAATCAGGCCCAGATCCCAGCAAACATCACTGCGGGCCAGGCCTATCCGTGCCACTCAGACCAGTTCTCCTACCGTGTGGTGGTTCAGCCTGTTTACACCACTGAGATCAAGGAGAATTAG